Proteins from a genomic interval of Mycobacteriales bacterium:
- a CDS encoding PQQ-binding-like beta-propeller repeat protein has product MSTTLMSGRVMGGRRTWVHAVSVGALAAICCAGATAAATSAEAGTGPSITVDGTSVNVAVQGTDHRLFFYWQASGSTTWTPEQVAAKGSTYSAPSMTTDGNDVNVAVEGKSHSLRFYWAENGVSGWNPETMAGKGTTYSAPSMTNDHDNVNVVAEGKAHSLLFYWQKNFVPGWHKEKVAGRSTAYSAPSMTTDGNHVNVVVEGAHHRLLFFWQRHGTSRWHKETVAGKGSAYSGPSMINDGKDVAIAVEGPHHSLSFYWQKNGTSGWKKARIAGKGSTRSAPAMTAGNKRALVSAVGSGGRLLFYWKTDGAKAWHREKAAAPASAWSAPAIILDGANVTVAAEGAAGSLNAYWSRNGKGTWHREQIAAAGTTS; this is encoded by the coding sequence ATGAGTACGACGCTGATGAGCGGCCGTGTCATGGGGGGCCGCCGGACCTGGGTGCACGCGGTCTCGGTCGGTGCGCTGGCCGCGATCTGTTGTGCGGGGGCGACCGCGGCAGCCACCTCGGCCGAAGCGGGGACTGGCCCCTCGATCACGGTCGACGGAACGAGCGTGAACGTCGCTGTCCAGGGCACGGATCACCGGCTCTTCTTCTACTGGCAGGCGAGCGGCAGCACGACATGGACGCCTGAACAGGTTGCTGCTAAAGGCTCGACGTACTCCGCGCCGTCAATGACCACCGACGGCAACGATGTCAACGTCGCCGTTGAGGGCAAAAGCCACAGCCTGCGGTTCTACTGGGCGGAGAACGGGGTCTCGGGGTGGAACCCGGAGACGATGGCCGGCAAGGGTACGACATACTCCGCGCCGTCCATGACCAACGACCACGACAACGTGAACGTGGTCGCCGAAGGCAAGGCGCACAGCCTGCTCTTCTACTGGCAGAAGAACTTCGTGCCCGGTTGGCACAAGGAGAAGGTCGCGGGCAGGAGCACCGCCTACTCGGCGCCGTCGATGACGACCGACGGCAACCACGTCAACGTCGTCGTCGAAGGCGCACACCATCGCCTGCTGTTCTTCTGGCAACGACATGGCACCTCGCGCTGGCACAAGGAGACGGTGGCTGGCAAGGGCTCGGCCTACTCGGGGCCGTCGATGATCAATGACGGCAAGGACGTCGCGATCGCGGTGGAGGGCCCGCATCACAGCCTGTCCTTCTATTGGCAGAAGAACGGCACCTCCGGTTGGAAGAAGGCACGGATCGCCGGCAAGGGCTCGACCCGGTCTGCGCCCGCGATGACCGCGGGCAACAAGCGCGCGCTGGTCAGCGCCGTGGGCTCCGGCGGCCGGCTCCTCTTCTACTGGAAGACCGACGGCGCGAAGGCCTGGCACCGCGAGAAGGCGGCCGCCCCGGCGAGCGCCTGGTCGGCCCCGGCCATCATCCTCGACGGCGCCAACGTCACCGTCGCCGCCGAAGGCGCGGCCGGCTCGCTCAATGCGTACTGGTCGCGCAACGGTAAGGGCACCTGGCATCGCGAGCAGATCGCGGCCGCCGGGACCACGTCCTAG